A portion of the Brassica napus cultivar Da-Ae unplaced genomic scaffold, Da-Ae ScsIHWf_31;HRSCAF=59, whole genome shotgun sequence genome contains these proteins:
- the LOC106454947 gene encoding uncharacterized protein LOC106454947, whose protein sequence is MRGWPEKMSDDELKIMRNAGVVLQSQREITVSINIQVAKFVFSTSLSPPLFVEIPILYISSFKPHSLLQNSDSQVTCMATSRKGLTNDHSTFGLDLPFKMPIPVLRKIV, encoded by the exons ATGAGAGGGTGGCCTGAGAAGATGAGCGATGATGAGCTTAAGATCATGAGGAATGCTGGTGTTGTGCTTCAAAGTCAAAGAGAGATCACAGTCTCCATCAACATTCAAGTTGCTAAG TTCGTCTTCTCTACATCCCTTTCTCCTCCACTCTTCGTTGAGATTCCAATTTTATACATCTCCAGCTTTAAACCACACAGCCTGCTACAAAACAGTGATTCTCAGGTTACATGTATGGCAACGAGTAGAAAAGGATTAACGAATGATCATA GTACTTTCGGGTTGGATCTTCCGTTCAAAATGCCCATCCCTGTTCTCCGGAAAATTGTATAA